A region from the Aphis gossypii isolate Hap1 chromosome 1, ASM2018417v2, whole genome shotgun sequence genome encodes:
- the LOC114131869 gene encoding protein slowmo — protein sequence MKIWTVQHTFNYPWETVVQAAWNKYPNPMNTAVLGIDVIDRQVINGELHSHRLVTTRWTLPNWACALMGPISTFYASEYSKVNRDRRQLKLDSQNLSLGPFVIVREKLTYKPHPDDPQKTLLKQTAYVTVEGLPCSGYIENILTSKISGNAAKGRQAIEWVIEKLQHKQPL from the coding sequence ATGAAAATCTGGACTGTTCAACACACATTTAACTATCCATGGGAGACAGTGGTTCAAGCAGCTTGGAACAAGTATCCAAATCCAATGAACACAGCTGTCCTTGGCATAGATGTAATTGATCGACAAGTAATTAATGGAGAACTTCATTCACATCGGTTAGTTACTACTAGATGGACACTGCCAAATTGGGCATGTGCATTAATGGGTccaataagtacattttatgcCAGTGAGTATTCTAAAGTTAATCGAGATCGTCGGCAGTTAAAGTTAGATAGTCAAAACTTATCATTGGGACCATTTGTCATAGTACGAGAAAAGCTCACATATAAGCCACATCCTGATGACCCACAAAAAACTTTACTCAAACAAACAGCTTATGTCACTGTAGAAGGCTTACCATGTAGTggatatatagaaaatatacttaCCAGTAAAATTTCAGGCAATGCAGCAAAAGGAAGACAAGCTATAGAATGGGTTATTGAAAAACTACAGCATAAACAaccattgtaa
- the LOC114131825 gene encoding protein prune homolog 2-like → MDNEKDIESSQSINYNKEDISQPDLLCHTYAVDSQVTSKTHLDLNHSLSFSDASCEHSKMQEEECAYLTNNLQSVHLTRDNPLSINLPSRRRRLIPINNKANDYDYESSSGSEFSDNTDRFLNVDLGTKSIPELTAEEELKDERNWRSCTVTGVVSKIDMKVIEPYKCVLSHGGYMTTGSHNAIIVFSACYLPHRDRVDYNYVMNNLFAYVVSTLDQLVTEDYVLVYLQGGTSKDCVPGFSWLKRCYKMIDRKLRKNLKFLYLVHPTFWLKTLVLMIKPFVSSKFGSKIHFINSLDELYDCVPVERASIPDRVKQFDCTKLNSHK, encoded by the coding sequence ATGGACAATGAAAAGGACATTGAGAGCAGCcaatcaataaattacaataaggAGGATATTTCTCAACCAGATTTGCTGTGCCATACCTATGCAGTTGATTCTCAAGTGACAAGTAAAACACATTTAGACCTAAACCATTCATTGTCATTTAGTGATGCTTCTTGTGAACATTCTAAAATGCAAGAAGAAGAATGCgcttatttaacaaataatctaCAAAGTGTTCATCTGACACGTGACAACCCATTATCCATTAATCTTCCATCGCGGAGACGTCGATTGATACCTATCAATAATAAAGCTaatgattatgattatgaaTCAAGTTCTGGTAGTGAATTCAGTGATAATACTGACAGATTCTTGAATGTGGACCTTGGAACGAAATCGATACCTGAATTAACAGCTGAAGAAGAACTCAAAGATGAGCGTAACTGGAGGTCTTGTACGGTAACTGGTGTTGTTAGTAAGATTGATATGAAAGTAATTGAGCCTTATAAATGTGTACTATCACATGGTGGTTACATGACAACGGGTTCACACAAtgctattattgtatttagtgCATGCTATTTACCGCATCGTGATCGTGTAGACTACAATTATGTTATGAATAATCTATTTGCATATGTAGTTTCAACTTTAGACCAATTAGTTACAGAAGACTATGTTCTGGTATATCTGCAAGGGGGTACATCAAAGGATTGTGTTCCTGGTTTCTCCTGGCTGAAACGTTGTTACAAGATGATTGATAGAAAACTAAGAaaaaatttgaagtttttGTACTTGGTTCATCCAACGTTTTGGTTAAAAACACTTGTATTAATGATCAAACCATTTGTAAGCTCAAAATTTGGCAGCAAGATACATTTCATCAACAGTTTAGATGAACTCTATGACTGTGTGCCAGTTGAAAGAGCTAGTATACCAGATAGGGTGAAACAATTTGattgtacaaaattaaattctcaTAAGTAA
- the LOC114131864 gene encoding ribonuclease H2 subunit B, which produces MAPRGRKPKAKNEQDSTEYEKNRFIILPDALTKDKSTDLQLIKLRHPQTSELAIFVYSEKDKNLAQMRSLPFSHRSFFKGNKLIPIDRIDFVTLVDPLFLFLPYFIKCSSMFSPLDQILVDEHLPELNNLLMKLSELTNLNQVATRKEIGDLILWKYNENSTLEWLTPKIDKVAKVLVTQQINVNQNAAISSSFKLCETSIHSTDEQYKRYAYDIISEYLHSDIQKSLLKHLGLPEIVESNKRKADENRDVNKKVKHNKDEYDEMPHKVEKVVTPKLTAKDKALKKAATGTKSISSFFKKSS; this is translated from the exons ATGGCTCCTCGAGGTAGAAAACCAAAAGCAAAAAACGAACAAGACTCTAcagaatatgaaaaaaatcgttttatcattttaccaG atgCTTTAACAAAAGATAAAAGTACTGatctacaattaataaaactgcGTCATCCACAAACTAGTGAATTGGCGATTTTTGTGTATTcagaaaaagataaaaatctaGCACAAATGCGATCATTACCATTTAGTCatag atcATTTTTCAAAGGCAATAAACTCATTCCTATTGATAGGATTGATTTTGTAACATTAGTTGATCCTCTGTTTCTTTTTCTACCGTATTTTATCAAA TGTTCTTCTATGTTCAGTCCATTGGATCAAATTTTAGTGGATGAACATCTTCCAGAGTTAAATAACCTTCTAATGAAATTGTCTGAACTGACCAATTTAAATCAAGTTGCTACTAGAAAag aaattggaGATTTAATTCTGTGGaagtataatgaaaatagtacTTTAGAATGGCTTACACCTAAAATTGATAAAGTTGCAAAAGTTTTAGTCACacaacaaataaatgttaatcaaAACGCAGCCATATCATCTTCATTTAAACTGTGTGAAACAAGTATACACTCAACTGAcg aaCAATACAAAAGATAtgcatatgatataatttcgGAATATTTACATAGTGATATTCaaaaatcattgttaaaaCATCTCGGGCTTCCAGAAATAGTAGAATCTAATAAACGTAAAGCTGATGAAAATAgagatgtaaataaaaaagttaaacacaATAAAGATGAATATGACGAAATGCCTCATAAAGTTGAAAag gtTGTCACTCCAAAGTTAACTGCTAAAGACAAAGCATTAAAAAAAGCTGCAACTGGGACAAAATcaatatcatcattttttaaaaaaagttcataa
- the LOC114131845 gene encoding enoyl-CoA delta isomerase 1, mitochondrial-like — MLRRYILYTTNKFINCRYVSQSMLQSTVDEKSGIATVTMNKPPVNSLNLEFLDEINTQLNKLQKDKIRGMILTSGLQKVFCAGLDITEFYNPNPDRLSKFWTTLQDTWLSLYTTSFPTVSVINGHSPAGGCLFAMSCDYRVMVGPNYTIGLNETKLGIVAPKWFQDTMVAVIGQRKAEVSLTTGKMYTTDEALQIGLIDESLPDANSALKKGTQFLNNFQKISPWAYKMTKDISRQPTVQWLIDNKQKDLDFVIKYMQSPTVQKNLELYLQSLKK, encoded by the exons atgttaagaaggtatattttgtacacGACTAATAAATTCATCAATTGTCGGTATGTTTCACAATCAATGTTACAGTCAACAGTTGATGAAAAatcag GCATAGCTACTGTGACAATGAATAAACCACCCGTTAATAGTTTAAACCTTGAGTTTTTAGATGAAATTAATActcaacttaataaattacaaaaagatAAAATCCGTGGAATGATATTGACAtca ggTCTTCAGAAAGTGTTTTGTGCAGGATTAGACATAACTGAATTTTATAATCCAAATCCTGATAGATTATCTAAATTTTGGACTACCCTACAAGATACGTGGCTTTCACTTTATACAACTTCATTTCCTACTGTATCTGTCATTAAT ggCCATAGTCCAGCAGGAGGTTGCTTGTTTGCCATGAGCTGTGATTATAGAGTCATGGTTGGGCCAAATTATACAATTGGACTTAATGAGACTAAATTAGGAATTGTTGCTCCAAAATG gttTCAAGATACTATGGTAGCAGTTATTGGTCAAAGGAAAGCGGAAGTATCATTAACTACaggaaaaatgtatactactgaTGAAGCATTACAAATTGGTTTGATTGATGAAAGTTTGCCAGATGCAAATAGTGCTCTTAAAAAAGGAacacaatttttgaataattttcaaaagataTCTC ctTGGGCTTATAAGATGACTAAAGATATTAGTCGTCAGCCAACTGTTCAATGGTTAATtgataacaaacaaaaagatcttgattttgttattaaatacatgCAATCTCCAACTGttcaaaaaaatcttgaactttatttacaatctttaaaaaagtaa
- the LOC114131842 gene encoding ragulator complex protein LAMTOR4 homolog: MERIPDQMGYLIMTMDGAVISSGGDLENNEKIADIISKTISTSKSLYVPDEQFQNMSILYQHYHYSVCVSNKKIHVSKIRHDPNTLENDEVKVVTEGS; encoded by the exons ATGGAAAGGATTCCCGATCAAATGGGTTATTTGATCATGACAATGGATGGGGCTGTGATTTCC TCCGGTGGTGATTTAgagaataatgaaaaaattgcggacattatatcaaaaactatTAGTACAAGTAAAAGCTTATATGTGCCGGATgaacaatttcaaaacatGTCAA ttttatatcaacattatcattattcagtTTGTGTATCAAATAAGAAAATCCACGTTTCCAAAATTAGACATGATCCCAATACATTAGAAAATGATGAAGTCAAAGTGGTTACTGAAGGTTCTTGA
- the LOC114131836 gene encoding uncharacterized protein LOC114131836, with amino-acid sequence MDRNMRLQVSDEERMLRNKEKHKRKCEEVKNLKIDIMENSLLEAIKSGNMGCHSELTIIPISQSSKSNSQYAVSSTSPQSTVSLSLVPNTSSGKSKNKHSLPSNAQGGAPRKRGKTSMPQLNHMVNDMNNYNPLLDLTMNRKHHNYPNYSAQYEQQWPFNLPFNYPELLMNFRQVDKRKSYPYEQPKEKTAVNYNKENTQNKTKHYKHEHMPPPSTTTDRISGQIENVEKTFDIDSLSSEDGWAKYRELLTVIEEMSGSIRPIYTGCKNSTERLKKSIHKAKALVSECLKEVEKVSRQL; translated from the exons ATGGATAGAAATATGAGACTTCAAGTTTCAGATGAAGAGCGTATGTTACGAAATAAAGAAAAGCACAAGCGAAAATGTGAAGA ggtgaaaaatttaaaaattgatatcatGGAAAATAGTTTATTGGAAGCAATTAAGTCTGGCAATATGGGATGTCATTCAGAGTTGACCATCATACCTATATCACAAAGTTCAAAATCCAACAGTCAGTATGCAGTTTCTTCTACTTCTCCACAGAGTACAgtatcattatcattagtaCCAAATACTAGTAGTggtaaatcaaaaaacaaacattcatTACCATCAAATGCACAAGGAGGTGCACCTCGCAAACGTGGAAAAACTAGTATGCCTCAATTAAACCACATGGTCAATGATATGAACAATTACAATCCACTCTTAGACCTGACAATGAATCGTAAACATCATAATTATCCTAACTATAGTGCTCAATACGAACAACAATGGCCATTTAATTTGCCGTTTAACTATCCTGAACTGTTAATGAATTTTAGACAAGTTGATAAAAGAAAATCATATCCATATGAACAACCTAAAGAAAAGACTGCAGTAAATTACAACAAAGAAAAcacacaaaacaaaacaaaacattataaacacgaACATATGCCTCCACCTTCTACTACTACAGACCGAATATCTGGTCAAAtagaaaatgttgaaaaaacatttgatattGATTCTTTAAGTAGTGAAGATGGCTGGGCTAAATATAGAGAATTATTGACGGTGATTGAAGAAATGTCGGGGTCGATCCGACCAATATATACAGGTTGTAAGAACTCTACTGAAAggttgaaaaaatcaattcataAAGCTAAAGCATTAGTAAGTGAATGTTTAAAGGAAGTTGAAAAAGTATCTAGACAACTTTAg
- the LOC114131837 gene encoding mitochondrial ribonuclease P protein 1 homolog: MLISRCGLRILSKLGCRAKSLIEGYPSSLKLCTPVNSASRYYCIKPEGSLDTLDYEPSTSKLFDNIDYDLITGGDEETLSKLKRLILEIDLLYESGEQIPSHLKIDQWQSLLQLSSRSSRMKQLRYLFLIEKKKENRIVRKLERRAERLERYENEPKNDHIEYGLLRNSMFHRIYEKQMNSLYNYRLCEAMLYGQDILIDCSYDGHMSFKEQSNCAKQLLLMWSYNRTHKDPFNIIFCNVNKESTVFKGLSKTIPTIDDPTFPFNYTKQSYLDLYPREKLVYLTPHCNEELKEYNYDDVYIIGAMVDKMKVEPLSLAKGKRDKIRMAKLPLDLYLDWKQGTKNLTINQMIMIMADLKINNNWVEALKHIPRRKLLEVDAYQRGHIGNNQRISAKRIREDFRRNSVYNLLIKK, encoded by the exons atgttaatatccAGGTGTGGACTTCGAATATTAAGTAAGTTAGGATGTCGTGCTAAAAGTTTAATTGAAGGATATCCATCttcattaaaattgtgtaCACCGGTTAATAGTGCAAGtcggtattattgtattaaaccaGAAGGTTCTTTGGATACATTAGATTATGAACCAAGTACATCAAAACTCtttgataatattgattatgatttaattactGGAGGAGATGAAGAAAcattgtcaaaattaaaacgtttaatCCTAGAGATTGATTTATTGTATGAAAGTGGTGAACAAATACCAAGCCACCTCAAAATAGATCAATGGCAAAGCTTATTACAATTAAGTAGCCGATCATCACGAATGAAACAATtaagatatttgtttttaattgaaaaaaaaaaagaaaatcgcATTGTGCGTAAATTAGAAAGAAGAGCTGAACGCTTAGAACGATACGAAAATGAACCAAAAAATGATCATATTGAGTATGGATTATTGAGAAATAGTATGTTTCATAGAATTTACGAAAAACAAATGAATTCTCTCTATAATTACCGTTTATGTGAAGCTATGTTGTACGGACaagatatattaattgattgtaGTTATGATGGACACATGTCATTTAAAGAACAATCAAATTGCGCTAAACAACTACTGTTAATGTGGTCTTACAATCGTACACATAAAGatccttttaatattatattttgtaatgttaATAAAGAAAGTACAGTATTCAAAGGTTTGTCTAAAACAATACCAACTATTGATGACCCAACATTCCCTTTTAACTATACAAAACAAAGTTATTTAGATCTTTATCCAAGAGAGAAGCTTGTTTATTTGACTCCTCATTGTAATGAAGAACTTAAAGAATACAATTATgatgatgtatatattatag gtgCAATGGTTGATAAAATGAAAGTTGAGCCTTTATCGTTAGCAAAGGGTAAACGAGATAAAATAAGAATGGCTAAATTACCACTTGATTTGTATTTAGATTGGAAACAAGgaactaaaaatttaaccattaatcaa atgattatgattatggcagacttaaaaattaataataattgggttGAAGCCTTAAAACATATACCCAGAAGAAAACTTTTAGAAGTTGATGCTTACCAAAGAGGACATATTGGAAATAATCAAAGAATATCAGCTAAGAGAATTAGAGAAGATTTTAGAAGAAATTctgtgtacaatttattaattaaaaagtag
- the LOC114131863 gene encoding uncharacterized protein LOC114131863 — MFVLQFIIVLYPKMHIKHVCIEFEIYVLSCQVYITFSDNVPIDYDIEIDVKSISITLAEKDIYILNIKEYTFEEDEVRDIKVYGNKLLFRAQLNSCPKTESSCFSFTPKYMPKVKSAEEVFITCCSCQKSIDRKSFNFRRVLPVELYEVDHMFCHGGTENLVFHPQEDDCYYDKVSIYIRNKHWTSSNSIICKNCNLCIGVCVEYGLRLWLDSVSFKFGEDDEQTYAPPYDCFAILIDDIVKSMLGPISHIIMKFKDSENDYHYLLMKVIKKNEFAIALNPNCSNILTLDRKNCSSIIWHTSSEFVEKWRNDYFVTEIQISERMYQSAIKYLTDINKQFLIGNCSTGIEKSRKSYLFTDLVE; from the coding sequence ATGTTTGTGCTTCAATTTATAATCGTTTTATACCCTAAAATGCACATTAAACATGTatgtattgaatttgaaatatacgtattatcatGTCAAGTTTATATAACGTTTTCcgataatgtacctattgattATGACATAGAAATTGATGTTAAATCAATTAGTATAACATTGGCAGAAAAagacatatacattttaaacattaaagagTATACATTTGAAGAAGATGAAGTAAGAGATATCAAAGTTTATGGCAACAAACTACTATTTCGAGCTCAGTTGAATAGTTGTCCCAAAACTGAATCGTCTTGCTTTTCATTCACACCTAAATACATGCCTAAAGTGAAAAGTGCTGAAGAAGTCTTTATTACATGTTGCTCATGTCAAAAGTCAATTGAcagaaaatcatttaattttcgcAGAGTCTTACCAGTAGAGCTATATGAAGTTGATCATATGTTTTGTCACGGAGGAACAGAAAATTTAGTTTTCCATCCTCAAGAAGATGACTGCTACTATGACAAAGTATCAAtctatattagaaataaacatTGGACATCATCCAATTCCATcatatgtaaaaattgtaatttatgtataggtgTATGCGTAGAATACGGTTTAAGATTGTGGTTAGACtctgttagttttaaatttggagAAGATGATGAACAAACATATGCCCCACCATATGACTGTTTTGCTATTTTAATAGATGATATTGTTAAATCAATGCTCGGACCAATTTCacacattataatgaaattcaaGGATTCTGAAaatgattatcattatttattaatgaaagtcattaaaaaaaatgaatttgctATTGCTTTAAATCCTAATTGTAGTAACATTCTTACGCTTGATAGAAAAAATTGCTCAAGTATTATTTGGCATACATCTTCTGAATTTGTAGAAAAATGGAGGAATGATTACTTTGTTACAGAAATACAAATATCAGAAAGAATGTATCAGAgcgcaattaaatatttaactgacATTAACAAACAATTTCTCATTGGGAATTGTTCGACCGGAATAGAGAAATCACGAAAATCTTATTTGTTCACAGATTTAGTTGAATAA
- the LOC114131838 gene encoding zinc finger protein 14-like: MHQNHFSNSSNKNCSPRFHHPTTPTIVDRIVFPQMVNDVRYQSSNIFDTRHLDLQSTLKLDTHFNGNVDFFKSHEKNEFYDNYRYMETQLPSKQNYYKNSSRSQVLEVKARISVDVSTMTDPLTIEEQERLGQWEGFAAVQSGNKVAEYLTSLREFLKLSPPQEGKRRQGLGDVRIVTSPDGSRLYCCSECLMAYTDKTVLEHHLANHKVERRFICMECGAGLKRKEHLDRHQLSHSDQRPYTCAACPKTFKRNEHLARHYIVHSGEKAHACVECGKAFYRRDHLQKHVQGHITKRLKAVINAVV, translated from the exons atgcaccaaaatcatttttctaattcatcaaataaaaattgttcaccCCGTTTTCACCATCCAACGACTCCAACTATTGTTGACCGTATTGTTTTTCCACAAATGGTTAATGATGTCAG gtACCAATCAAGTAACATATTTGATACTAGACATTTAGATCTTCAAAGCACATTGAAATTAGATACTCATTTCAATGGAAAtgtggatttttttaaaagtcatgaaaaaaatgagttttatGACAACTATAGATATATGGAAACACAGTTAccttcaaaacaaaattattataaaaattctagtCGCTCACAGGTTCTTGAAGTTAAAGCTAGAATATCAGTAGATGTATCTACTATGACTGACCCTTTAACAATAGAAGAACAAGAAAGGCTTGGTCAATGGGAAGGTTTTGCTGCTGTACAGTCTGGTAATAAAGTTGCTGAATACTTGACTAGTCTGAGAGAATTTCttaag ttatctCCTCCACAAGAAGGAAAAAGAAGACAAGGATTGGGCGATGTTAGAATAGTTACATCACCTGATGGTTCTCGGCTATATTGCTGTTCTGAATGCTTAATGGCATATACTGATAAAACCGTTTTGGAACATCATTTAGCCAATCATAAG gtAGAGCGTAGATTTATATGTATGGAATGTGGAGCTGGTTTAAAACGAAAAGAACACTTAGATAGACATCAATTAAGTCATAGTGATCAGAGACCATACACCTGTGCAGCATGTCCAAAGACCTTCAAACGTAATGAACATTTAGCTcgacattatattgtacattctGGAGAAAAAGCACATGCCTGTGTTGAGTGTGGGAAAGCATTTTACCGTCGTGATCATTTACAAAAACATGTTCAGGGTCATATTACTAAAAGACTCAAAGCGGTTATCAATGCTGttgtttaa
- the LOC114131855 gene encoding receptor expression-enhancing protein 5-like gives MAIQLDTVKSAIKDSLHDESKPWCKFFSWAEAQTGISRLNLFIGLSVFLVLYLIIGYGTLLLSNLIGFLYPAYASIKAVESSGKDDDTKWLTYWVVFSFITLIEFPAAILLNWIPFYSLIKTIFFVWCFIPISNNGSVVVYNRFIRPNFLKHQGDIDQAVNDLTKKATEAAFEKLVTEKIN, from the exons ATGGCAATTCAACTTGATACGGTTAAATCAGCCATTAAAGATTCATTGCATGATGAGTCTAAGCCTTGGTGTAAATTTTTCAGTTGGGCTGAAGCACAAACAGGAATCAGtagattgaatttatttattg gtttgTCGGTGTTTCTTGTACTCTACTTAATAATTGGATATGGGACTTTATTGTTAAGTAATTTGATTGGCTTCTTATATCCTGCATACGCGTCAATTAAAGCAGTTGAATCTAGTGGAAAAGATGATGACACAAAATGGTTGACATACTGGgtagtattttcatttattactcTTATTGAATTCCCAGCTGCGATTTTACTAAATTGGATaccattttattctttaatcaAA acaATCTTTTTTGTGTGGTGTTTTATTCCAATTAGCAATAATGGTTCTGTGgttgtatataatagatttatacgTCCAAACTTTCTAAAACATCAAGGAGATATTGATCAAGCAGTTAACGATCTTACTAAAAAGG ctACTGAAGCAGCATTTGAGAAACTAGTTactgaaaaaatcaattaa
- the LOC114131822 gene encoding DNA replication licensing factor Mcm5-like, whose translation MEGFDTPGIFFSDTFGDDDNLSSSLLNTRSIKKSFKDFLKTYNEENFNYKYRDTLKRNCNLGQYWMEINVEDLAGFDENLADKLYKQPVEYLPAFEEAATELAQELLASDNLEDIEHIQILLSTNSLASSLRSIKSESVSRLVKIPGIIVSASSIRAKATQITLQCRSCRNVVPHLPVKPGMDGYILPRKCTTEQAGRPQCPLDPYFIIPDKCKCVDSQILKLQELSDSTPQGEMPRHVQLYCDRYLCERVVPGNRVMVVGVYSIKKVKTSKKQKLTENSRTVVGVRAPYLRVLGFQMDDQVGGFTTSIPTSVEDEELFRKLSSSPDIYDRIAKSIAPSIFGFSDIKKAIACLLFGGSRKRLPDGLTRRGDINLLLLGDPGTAKSQLLKFVQQVSPIGVYTSGKGSSAAGLTASVTRDPTSHNFVVEGGAMVLADSGVVCIDEFDKMREGDRVAIHEAMEQQTISIAKAGITTTLNSRCSVMAAANSVFGRWDDSKGEDNIDFMPTILSRFDMIFIIKDEHNQNRDMILAKHIMNVHLMNGQAKQEVEGELPLATIKKFLNYCRQRCGPRLSEEAGEKLKSRYVIMRTGCHELESEKKLAIPITVRQLEAIIRIAESLAKMQLQPFATDSHVDEALRLFQVSTLSAATSGCLSGVEGFSTEEDTETLQRIEKQLKRRFPIGSQVSEFSIIQDFLRQKYPQRAIDKVIYLMIRRGEIQHIMQRKMLIRLK comes from the exons ATGGAAGGATTTGATACTCCTGGTATATTTTTCTCTGATACATTCGGTGATGATGACAATTTGTCATCGTCATTATTGAACACaagatcaataaaaaaatcgttcaaagatttcttaaaaacatacaacgaagaaaattttaactataagtaTAGAGATACATTAAAGCGAAATTGTAATTTGGGTCAATATTGGATGGAAATAAATGTGGAGGATTTAGCTGGATTTGATGAAAATCTTGCTGATAAGTTATACAAACAACCAGTGGAATATTTGCCAGCTTTTGAAGAAGCTGCTACAGAATTAGCTCAAGAATTGCTTGCATCTGATAACTTAGAAGATATTGagcatattcaaatattattgtctacaAATTCATTGGCTTCTTCTTTGCGTTCTATTAAATCTGAGTCAGTTTCTCGGCTGGTCAAAATTCCTGGTATCATAGTATCGGCGTCAAGTATTCGGGCTAAGGCTACACAGATAACATTGCAATGTCGATCTTGTCGTAATGTAGTACCACATTTGCCAGTGAAACCTGGCATGGATGGTTATATCTTGCCAAGAAAATGTACCACTGAACAAGCTGGCCGTCCACAATGCCCTTTGGacccatattttattataccagaCAAATGCAAATGTGTTGAttctcaaattttaaaattacaagaaTTAAGTGACTCTACACCTCAAGGAGAAATGCCACGGCACGTACAATTATATTGTGATCGTTACCTATGTGAACGTGTAGTTCCAGGGAACCGTGTTATGGTAGTTGgtgtttattctataaaaaag GTCAAGActtctaaaaaacaaaaacttactGAAAATTCTCGTACCGTGGTTGGTGTGCGTGCTCCATATTTAAGAGTTTTAGGATTTCAAATGGACGATCAGGTTGGAGGTTTCACTACTTCAATACCAACTTCTGTTGAAGATGAAGAACTATTCAGAAAATTGTCATCATCTCCTGATATTTATGACCGTATTGCCAAGTCTATAGCACCAtctatttttggttttagtgATATAAAAAAAGCGATAGCTTGTCTGCTTTTTGGAGGTTCTCGTAAAAGACTTCCAGACGGTTTAACCCGTCGTggagatataaatttattgcttTTGGGAGATCCTGGTACAGCTAAAtcacaacttttaaaatttgtacaaCAAGTTTCACCTATAGGTGTATACACATCTGGTAAAGGTTCTTCAGCTGCTGGACTCACAGCTTCTGTAACACGTGATCCAACATCTCATAATTTTGTGGTAGAAGGTGGAGCAATGGTTTTAGCTGATAGTGGTGTTGTTTGTATTGACGAATTTGACAAGATGAGAGAAGGTGATAGAGTTGCGATTCATGAAGCTATGGAACAACAGACCATATCAATAGCTAAGGCAGGCATTACAACTACTCTTAACAGTCGTTGTTCGGTGATGGCTGCTGCAAATTCAGTATTTGGTCGATGGGATGACAGTAAAGGCGAagataatattgatttcaTGCCTACAATTTTATCTAG gtttgatatgatatttattattaaagatgaACATAATCAAAACAGAGATATGATATTGGCTAAGCATATCATGAATGTACATTTAATGAATGGTCAAGCTAAGCAAGAAGTTGAAGGAGAATTACCATTGGCGACAATTAAAAAGTTCTTAAATTACTGTCGTCAACGTTGTGGACCTCGATTATCTGAAGAAGCTGGTGAGAAGCTTAAGAGTCGTTACGTAATTATGAGGACTGGATGTCATGAATTAGAATCTGAGAAAAAACTTGCTATTCCGATTACTGTTAGACAGTTAGAAGCTATTATTCGTATTGCAGAATCTTTAGCTAAAATGCAATTGCAACCTTTTGCTACTGACAGTCATGTAGACGAAGCATTAAGattatttcaagtatctactcTGAGTGCAGCTACATCAGGTTGTTTATCTGGTGTGGAAGGTTTTTCAACTGAAGAAGACACAGAAACACTACAGAGAATTGAAAAGCAATTAAAACGCCGATTCCCAATTGGATCACAAGTTTctgaatttagtattattcaaGATTTTCTGAGACAAAAATATCCACAACGAGCTATAgataaagttatatatttgatgATCAGGAGAGGTGAAATACAACACATTATGCAacgtaaaatgttaattagattaaaataa